The sequence CAAAAGGGGCATCATACTCCATTCCAAAAAGAGAGGTTTTCAATGAACTTTCACCATAGTTTCTCAAGTATCTAGGTTGAAGTTGTACTTCCCTAATCTCTTTTGTATTCCTAACGATATTGATGTCTTCATTACACCCGCCATCAAGATATTCAAATGCAAAGCCCGGAACCTTTTTTTTGGAACGGAGCCTTAAGTCTTTTGTTGACGGATATCTACTATCTATTTGGTCTATAAGATTCATTTGATTACGAAGGGTACGTGTTTTTTGAGTGCGTAATTTTTTCTTAGAAACTTCGTATTCAATTGTTGGTCAGAAATGGCTATCACAGCTCCAATCGATGATCCAAGTGCAGAATCCGTGGTCATGACCTTTGCATTCCTCATGTAATGTGCCAATAGCTTCACGTAAATGTCATTATCGCTGAAACCACCATCAATGTAAAGGTTGTCTATAACCCTTTCATCCATTACTTTTTTGATGAACTTTACTTGTATTAGGGTCAATTCCATCATCAGATGATGGTAAGCATGTTCAAAAGTATCGTAGGGAATAGTTGTTTCTTCTGGCATGTTCTCAACTGAAAAACTTTTCCATTTAAACAGGTGCACGAAATCTTTGTTGATTTCAAAAAAAGTATTGAAATCAAACTTTACCTTTTTGTGCCTATCCTTTTCGGTCTCAAAATGTTTGTTCAAAAAATCAACTTGTAGTTTATATTCATTGCCCAAAAATATTCTCGATGCCATCACGGGCTTGCCGTTGATGCGCATATAGTTGATACATCCATTTTCGACATCCCGCTCGGATAAATGTCCCTCAACAAATGGATTGAAGGCTATGCTCCAGGTGCCTGTTGAAACAAGTACAAACTTTTCCTTGGCACCCTTTATGTAGGGCAAAAGGGCTGCTGAGCTATCATGAATACCAACACCGACCTTGATTCTCTTGCCGTTATAATTCATATTGATACTCGTTTCCGACGGGACCAGTGGTGCCAACATGTTATGGAACCCTTCTTGATACACCCAATCATGATAGTCTCTTTTTTGATAGTCCCAAAGTAAGGTGTGACAGCCCAAACTGGTATACTCCGAAACGGGAATTCCTGTGAAAACATAACTGATGTATTGGGGCAAGTGCAGGGAAACCTTGATTTTCTCAAAGACTTCCGGCTTAAAGTATTTGAGCCAAAACAATTGCATTCCTGAATTTAACAGTCCCGCATTGTCCGCACCCGTGGTGGCCAACAGCTTCTTTTTTGGTCCGTACTTGGCAAAAAACCTTTTGGTAACTTCTTCTGGAAGGGGTTTGGTATAGTTGTACATGGGCAGCAAAGGGCTGCCATGTTCATCCAGATGCACTAGGCTGGCCCCATACGTGGAGAAATTCAGGGCCTGAACGTCAAATTCGTCAAGGCTTGTTATGGTTTCAAAAATACCTTTCAGCCAAATCCGTAGTTCCTCCAGATTTTCGCAAGGGTGGTTTTCATTATCGAACTTATTTTCGAACTGGCGATATTCACGATGCACTTCGTCATAATTCTCATCGAAAAGGAAGAATTTTTTATTTGTTTTACCGATATCAAAGACCGCGGTT is a genomic window of Flagellimonas sp. CMM7 containing:
- a CDS encoding FGGY-family carbohydrate kinase, whose product is MVNTLWQQDYDRMAKKKVTAVFDIGKTNKKFFLFDENYDEVHREYRQFENKFDNENHPCENLEELRIWLKGIFETITSLDEFDVQALNFSTYGASLVHLDEHGSPLLPMYNYTKPLPEEVTKRFFAKYGPKKKLLATTGADNAGLLNSGMQLFWLKYFKPEVFEKIKVSLHLPQYISYVFTGIPVSEYTSLGCHTLLWDYQKRDYHDWVYQEGFHNMLAPLVPSETSINMNYNGKRIKVGVGIHDSSAALLPYIKGAKEKFVLVSTGTWSIAFNPFVEGHLSERDVENGCINYMRINGKPVMASRIFLGNEYKLQVDFLNKHFETEKDRHKKVKFDFNTFFEINKDFVHLFKWKSFSVENMPEETTIPYDTFEHAYHHLMMELTLIQVKFIKKVMDERVIDNLYIDGGFSDNDIYVKLLAHYMRNAKVMTTDSALGSSIGAVIAISDQQLNTKFLRKNYALKKHVPFVIK